A window from Drosophila yakuba strain Tai18E2 chromosome 3L, Prin_Dyak_Tai18E2_2.1, whole genome shotgun sequence encodes these proteins:
- the LOC6540532 gene encoding uncharacterized protein LOC6540532 isoform X2, which yields MDKLGFGCPFSFLAGKTRSTSGGPGFLDLNYDCYLEIFSYLNALEDQLNLGRTHPLFRVVLADILRTRYEKVNVRLLKSIPDWEFLLQLCGSEVSRCEVPHGRWDEPFTYPFLMLLGRHCPNLRQAVIIFMHAVTETPPESGDRGHIMQLLLGLPRLTNLTLIDARSAQLYQLRHFSNLEALDLDEIDPNLSNASFQQMFENMVCLKRLLLNFGRDRMRSHQLPLLADKFPNLDHLTLENFDVGFSKLGEFKALRSLRLISRWIAEVNNDFYRSVVKSTGNLQKLQLISVRVRGDQVHHILAISRLTALDCDNWPAQSVAQLGELQNLECLALDCIDSPANPSRQLMFLVKNCKKLNHLRLGKRWKMPAEDTLSRHRILGKSSQIISGIINTCKWVLMEPPVITASVTPTLSAIPSLISYLLT from the exons ATGGACAAACTGGGATTCGGATGCCCCTTCTCCTTCTTGGCCGGAAAAACGCGGAGTACGAGTGGTGGACCCGGTTTCCTAGATCTCAACTACGACTGCTACCTTGAGATATTTTCATATCTGAATGCACTGGAGGATCAGCTAAATCTGGGCCGCACCCATCCACTATTCCGGGTTGTTCTAGCGGACATTTTGCGAACGCGCTACGAAAAAGTCAATGTGCGGCTTCTCAAATCTATTCCGGACTGGGAgttcctgctgcagctgtgCGGTTCCGAAGTGTCCAGATGCGAAGTGCCCCATGGTCGCTGGGATGAGCCGTTTACCTACCCCTTTCTGATGCTCCTGGGACGACACTGCCCCAATCTGAGACAGGCAGTAATCATATTTATGCACGCTGTCACAGAGACGCCGCCCGAAAGTGGGGACAGGGGCCATATTATGCAGCTACTCCTGGGGCTACCCAGACTAACCAATCTCACACTGATCGATGCTAGATCTGCACAGC TATATCAACTGCGGCACTTTAGTAATCTGGAGGCCTTGGACTTGGATGAAATAGACCCAAACCTCAGTAACGCCTCCTTCCAGCAAATGTTTGAAAACATGGTTTGCCTAAAGCGATTGCTTCTTAATTTTGGGCGAGATCGCATGAGATCTCACCAGCTCCCGCTGCTGGCAGATAAGTTCCCCAATTTGGACCACCTTACCCTGGAAAACTTTGATGTGGGCTTTTCGAAGTTAGGTGAATTCAAAGCCCTCCGATCGCTGCGCCTAATCTCCCGTTGGATAGCGGAAGTAAACAACGATTTTTATAGATCGGTAGTCAAAAGCACTGGTAACCTCCAAAAGCTACAGCTCATATCCGTCCGCGTcagaggtgaccaagtgcatCATATTCTTGCAATAAGTCGACTCACTGCTCTGGACTGTGATAACTGGCCAGCGCAATCGGTTGCCCAGCTGGGTGAGTTACAAAATCTTGAGTGCCTGGCCCTGGATTGCATTGACTCACCTGCAAACCCAAGTCGTCAACTTATGTTCCTAgtgaaaaattgcaaaaagcTAAATCATTTAAGATTGGGAAAACGCTGGAAGATGCCTGCCGAGGAT ACTTTATCACGACACCGGATTCTCGGAAAGAG TTCGCAGATCATTTCAGGGATCATAAACACTTGCAAGTGGGTTTTGATGGAGCCACCTGTCATCACTGCAAGCGTGACACCCACTCTAAGTGCGATACCATCTTTGATTAGTTATCTTTTAACTTAA
- the LOC6540532 gene encoding uncharacterized protein LOC6540532 isoform X1, with the protein MDKLGFGCPFSFLAGKTRSTSGGPGFLDLNYDCYLEIFSYLNALEDQLNLGRTHPLFRVVLADILRTRYEKVNVRLLKSIPDWEFLLQLCGSEVSRCEVPHGRWDEPFTYPFLMLLGRHCPNLRQAVIIFMHAVTETPPESGDRGHIMQLLLGLPRLTNLTLIDARSAQLYQLRHFSNLEALDLDEIDPNLSNASFQQMFENMVCLKRLLLNFGRDRMRSHQLPLLADKFPNLDHLTLENFDVGFSKLGEFKALRSLRLISRWIAEVNNDFYRSVVKSTGNLQKLQLISVRVRGDQVHHILAISRLTALDCDNWPAQSVAQLGELQNLECLALDCIDSPANPSRQLMFLVKNCKKLNHLRLGKRWKMPAEDVSIFLDKVTDALADRNIKLQLTLDFITTPDSRKEFADHFRDHKHLQVGFDGATCHHCKRDTHSKCDTIFD; encoded by the exons ATGGACAAACTGGGATTCGGATGCCCCTTCTCCTTCTTGGCCGGAAAAACGCGGAGTACGAGTGGTGGACCCGGTTTCCTAGATCTCAACTACGACTGCTACCTTGAGATATTTTCATATCTGAATGCACTGGAGGATCAGCTAAATCTGGGCCGCACCCATCCACTATTCCGGGTTGTTCTAGCGGACATTTTGCGAACGCGCTACGAAAAAGTCAATGTGCGGCTTCTCAAATCTATTCCGGACTGGGAgttcctgctgcagctgtgCGGTTCCGAAGTGTCCAGATGCGAAGTGCCCCATGGTCGCTGGGATGAGCCGTTTACCTACCCCTTTCTGATGCTCCTGGGACGACACTGCCCCAATCTGAGACAGGCAGTAATCATATTTATGCACGCTGTCACAGAGACGCCGCCCGAAAGTGGGGACAGGGGCCATATTATGCAGCTACTCCTGGGGCTACCCAGACTAACCAATCTCACACTGATCGATGCTAGATCTGCACAGC TATATCAACTGCGGCACTTTAGTAATCTGGAGGCCTTGGACTTGGATGAAATAGACCCAAACCTCAGTAACGCCTCCTTCCAGCAAATGTTTGAAAACATGGTTTGCCTAAAGCGATTGCTTCTTAATTTTGGGCGAGATCGCATGAGATCTCACCAGCTCCCGCTGCTGGCAGATAAGTTCCCCAATTTGGACCACCTTACCCTGGAAAACTTTGATGTGGGCTTTTCGAAGTTAGGTGAATTCAAAGCCCTCCGATCGCTGCGCCTAATCTCCCGTTGGATAGCGGAAGTAAACAACGATTTTTATAGATCGGTAGTCAAAAGCACTGGTAACCTCCAAAAGCTACAGCTCATATCCGTCCGCGTcagaggtgaccaagtgcatCATATTCTTGCAATAAGTCGACTCACTGCTCTGGACTGTGATAACTGGCCAGCGCAATCGGTTGCCCAGCTGGGTGAGTTACAAAATCTTGAGTGCCTGGCCCTGGATTGCATTGACTCACCTGCAAACCCAAGTCGTCAACTTATGTTCCTAgtgaaaaattgcaaaaagcTAAATCATTTAAGATTGGGAAAACGCTGGAAGATGCCTGCCGAGGATGTAAGTATATTTTTGGACAAAGTGACAGATGCATTAGCGGATCGGAATATTAAACTCCAGCTAACCCTAGACTTTATCACGACACCGGATTCTCGGAAAGAG TTCGCAGATCATTTCAGGGATCATAAACACTTGCAAGTGGGTTTTGATGGAGCCACCTGTCATCACTGCAAGCGTGACACCCACTCTAAGTGCGATACCATCTTTGATTAG